A stretch of DNA from Aurantiacibacter atlanticus:
ACTAACATAGACGCCGCTGCCGGTCTTGATTTCGAGACGGCCGGTTGCCTGAAGAGCAATTTCCGCCTCCCGAATGGTCACGCGGCTCACGCCCAGCCGCTCGGCCAGTTCGCGCTCTCCGGGCAGGCGGGATCCTGGGGGATAGGCACCCTCTTCAATGAGTGCCGCGATCTGGGTTGCGACGGTCTGGTATAATCTTTTCGCGGCCATTGCCTGTTCTGTTACCTCTGATTGGTCTTAGCTTGGTCTAATTCGTACTCTTTATCCTACCAATTTCAGTTTGTAAGGGGAAGGGGTCAGGCGGAATACGCCCGCCCGCCTCCGCGATCAAAACTTAAAGCGAATACCGGCGAAATAGCGCGAGCCGTAGACCTGAATGGCACCAAAATCATCGGTAGCGCCGCGATAATTGACCCGCGGTTCATTGAAGAGGTTGATGCCTTCAAGGCGCACCGCGATATTATCGGTAATGTCGTAGGAAATGCGCGCTTCGAACACGCCCGTATCGTCGACATAGCGGACACGGCCAGGGGTCGACACGAACTGCTGGAAATAGCGCGAACGATATTTGTAAACGCCCTGCAGGTTGAGCTTGCCGATCTGGTAATAGACCTGCGCCGACAGAACATGCTTCGACAGGCCGAAGATATCGGCTGACGGGATCAGCCCGCTATTCTGGACAATTGTTTCGTTATTCAGCACGCTGGTAGTAGCGGCCAACGTATCGTCTTCGAATTCGAAGTCCGAATTGGCGTAGTTATAGCCAATCTTTAAGCCAAGACCGTCAAGCGGCTGCGGCAAATAGCTGAGGCGGAGGGCGACCGACACTTCAAGACCATAGATCGTGCTTGTATCGGAAGACGTGTTAATGGTGCTTACCGGCGCCTCGATCTCCATCCCGTCGACGATAAAGGTTTCGTTGCGGACAATAGTGTCGAACCCGCCGTTGAAGCTCTTGCAATAACCGCCCACGGCAACAATCGTATCTGCATTCGGATACCACTCCACCGATGCATCGAAGTTCCATGACAAAAGCGGATCGGTAAATGGATCGCCATTGGCTGTCACAAGGCCAAGCGCTTCTTCTACGGTTGGGAATTCCTCATCTTCGTCAACGGACGAGAACGAACGACCATAGCCAAGGTTCGAAGGATCTGGGCGGGACAGCGCGCGGTATACTGCAACACGGCCAAGTATCTCCGGCGCAAATTCCGCCATCAGGTTAAAGCTCGGCAGAAACTCTGTATAGGAATCCCCCCGGTCACCGTGGCGAGGTTTTCTGAATCCTCTATCAGGCTGATAGTCGCTTCATCATCGCCTCTCTCCCAGACTCTAATTTATGCCCTCAGCCTAAATGGCCAGACCATAATGTCAACGAGAGTAGCAGACCAATTAGCCCGTTAGGGGCACGTTAAAGCGATAGATACCAGATTTGAAACTGGTATAGTTTAGTATTGTCATGAGGCGGCGTAAAGAAAAAGCGCCCCACTTGCGTGAGGCGCCTCTCCCTTACCCAACTGAGAATTTAGAGGTTCAAAAGCTCACCGAAGCCCCGAAGGTAATGCGGCGATCAGGCAGGCCCTGGAAGCACAGCAATCCACCTTCATTGACGCAGGACTGCGTAATCTCAGACTTTGTCAGGTTCACGCCTTCGATGCCGATGTTCAGGAAATCCGTCACATCGTAATTGATGCTGGCATTGAGCTGGCCACGCGCCTCTGTGACGGTGGGGAAACCCAAGGTTGAATTGAGGGTCGCGCCGCCAGCAGTATCCAGCGTCCTGAAGGCATCGCGCCATGTATAGCGAGCGCGGGCAGACAGACCGTATTTCTCATAGAACAGCGTGACGTTGTAGGCGTGGGGCGAGAAGTCGAGCAGCCCCTGCACCGCTGTGACGGTTCCAACACCAGGGTTGATCGCTTCGAAGATCTGCTGACCGCGGGAAGATGCGCTATTGGTCGCTTCGCCGCCGCCAAACTCCTGATAGGTATAATTGGCGATCACACCAAAACCCGATGCAAAGCCCAGCGCGTCCTCGAATGATGAAAGGTCATATTGAAACGCGACCTCGATGCCGGTTTGCGTAGTGCTTCCGGTATCGTTGATCGTCGTCTGCAAGGGAACGCAGATGCCAGTTCCGGGGACGTTGGAAAGAACGTTGCGGTCAGCGATAGGATTGAAGATACCGCCGCCTTCGCAAGGATTGGTGATGTCCCGGAAACCCATGCCATCAAGCGCGACGTCGTCCACCTGGGTGACGAACAGGTTCGTGCGCTTCTTGTGGAACGCACCAACGCTGAATACCGCGGCCGGAGCAAAATACCACGACACTGATGCGTCATAGGATTGCACAGTTTCCGGGGCGAGGCCTGGATTGCCGAATTCCACCGGATCATTCGGACCGGTCGGGTAGGTGAAGGAGGTCGACAAGTCGTTGAAATCGGGACGGTTGATGTCTTCAGTATAGGCCGCTCGCAAGATGATTTCCGGCGTGATCTCCGCGATCACATTGATGCGCGGCAGGAACTCATTGTATCCGCCGGTTGTCACGACCTGCGAAACGACGCCACCGGCCGTCGTGTTGCCGAGTGAATCGATCGAAGTGTCCACATAGCGCAGGCCGATATTGCCACGAATGGGACCAGCCTCGAAATTCAGCTGCCCGTAAATAGCATGCGTTTCTTCATCAATGTTGAAGAAGGCATCATCGCTGCTCGTTGGATCGGAAAGCGAACGCATGCCCGGAGATTGCTGGAGTGCATTCTGCAGAATGTCCAAGGTGCCATCAGGATCATTGAATGCGCGATTGGGATCAATCAGCAGGAAGTCCCTGAAAAACAGGGTCCGACCGTCAGCATCGCCAAAATTGGTCGGCCCGGGGACCAGCAGTTCCGAGAACAAGGTGCCGCGCGGGCTGTCTGCCATCTGGCTCAGGCCAATGCTCGACCCCACTTCGTTGAACGTGCTGGATCGCTTGTTGTAGCGATAGCCAATGTCGATTGAAGTGATGAAGGGCAATTGGTCATAGGTATCGTAGGAAATGTCGATGCGGGCGGCATCTTCGGAATTGTCCGTCGTATCCCGGCCCACGGTAACCGCATCCAGCACTACATTGGCCGGGTTGGTAAGATCGGCAACAGAGGGCGCGAGCGGGGAATCGAAATCAACACCGAAAGCCAGAGATCCGCCGGAAAGATCGTAAATGAACGGAACGGCATTATCGTTGGCGTTTGTGACCGGCGTGTTCGGGTTTATGAAGTTGAGTGTGGTGCTCAAATTCGGGCTGACCGTGTCTGAGCTCGTGGTTGACGCTTCCAGGCGAACGGTCAGGTTTCCGCGTTCCCATTCTGTGCCGAGACGGAAGAGCTTGCTATCGGTAAGCCGGGCGCCCGTATCACTCGAAAAGCGCAGATTGGGATCGTCTGCGTCTGCGGCCAGGTTAGGCTGAATGGTGCCGACCTGCGAAGCCTCGATGCTGCCCAGATCCACACCGTCGAGAGAACCGAAATCGACCGTTTCAAATGCATTCGGCACGTTGAAGCGGCTGACAGTGCTTACGCCCGATGCCTGGATGCGCGAGCTATCCTGCCTGCGCTCCTGATCATTGATGATCGTGTCGAAGAATAACTTCAGATTTCCTGAGGGTGCCCACTCCAGCGTA
This window harbors:
- a CDS encoding TonB-dependent receptor; translated protein: MALAAMPAFAQDAAPPPADAADQGDAIIVTGIRSSLQSALNEQRTADSLIEVIQAEDIGKLPDQNLAEVLENVTGVQITREAGVGTGVQIRGTNDNRTEINGVGTVGSGSGRGGISFEDVNAAIIASVEVIKAPTASTTEGSVGGTVNLRTIRPLDIRDRVATVRVQAEYAELSDSYSPRVAASFGDNWSTGIGDIGIVLAASYAEQEATSFRPRVDRDNLVPANGAVTAGGAPGPDFPFLGIQFLNQELENFEYETINFAGTLEWAPSGNLKLFFDTIINDQERRQDSSRIQASGVSTVSRFNVPNAFETVDFGSLDGVDLGSIEASQVGTIQPNLAADADDPNLRFSSDTGARLTDSKLFRLGTEWERGNLTVRLEASTTSSDTVSPNLSTTLNFINPNTPVTNANDNAVPFIYDLSGGSLAFGVDFDSPLAPSVADLTNPANVVLDAVTVGRDTTDNSEDAARIDISYDTYDQLPFITSIDIGYRYNKRSSTFNEVGSSIGLSQMADSPRGTLFSELLVPGPTNFGDADGRTLFFRDFLLIDPNRAFNDPDGTLDILQNALQQSPGMRSLSDPTSSDDAFFNIDEETHAIYGQLNFEAGPIRGNIGLRYVDTSIDSLGNTTAGGVVSQVVTTGGYNEFLPRINVIAEITPEIILRAAYTEDINRPDFNDLSTSFTYPTGPNDPVEFGNPGLAPETVQSYDASVSWYFAPAAVFSVGAFHKKRTNLFVTQVDDVALDGMGFRDITNPCEGGGIFNPIADRNVLSNVPGTGICVPLQTTINDTGSTTQTGIEVAFQYDLSSFEDALGFASGFGVIANYTYQEFGGGEATNSASSRGQQIFEAINPGVGTVTAVQGLLDFSPHAYNVTLFYEKYGLSARARYTWRDAFRTLDTAGGATLNSTLGFPTVTEARGQLNASINYDVTDFLNIGIEGVNLTKSEITQSCVNEGGLLCFQGLPDRRITFGASVSF